Proteins from a genomic interval of Lysobacter stagni:
- a CDS encoding glutathione S-transferase family protein, which produces MLTLHDYLPSQNAWKVRQLLHHLQRPYRTEPVRIFDGEGRTPAYRAISPTGTVPALVLEDGRALAESNAILMYLADRTRYLPDDAFDRARVWQWLSFEQERVESQIGALRHWTLTGKLARRPEALVAIKRKAGLNALAILDAELATREYIAGDAYTIADISVYAYAGVADEAGFDLASYPNLRAWFARVRAQERHLAERFPYSVDPSSVNELG; this is translated from the coding sequence ATGCTCACGCTCCATGACTACCTCCCCTCGCAGAACGCCTGGAAAGTGCGCCAGCTGCTGCACCACCTGCAACGCCCCTATCGGACGGAGCCGGTACGCATCTTCGACGGCGAGGGCCGCACGCCGGCCTACCGTGCCATCAGCCCCACCGGCACCGTACCCGCGCTGGTGCTCGAGGACGGCCGCGCGCTGGCCGAATCCAACGCGATCCTGATGTACCTGGCCGACCGCACACGCTACCTGCCCGACGATGCATTCGATCGCGCACGCGTATGGCAATGGCTGTCGTTCGAGCAGGAGCGCGTCGAAAGCCAGATCGGCGCGCTGCGTCACTGGACGCTGACCGGAAAGCTCGCGCGCCGGCCCGAGGCGCTGGTGGCGATCAAGCGCAAGGCGGGCCTCAATGCGCTGGCCATCCTCGATGCGGAACTGGCCACGCGCGAGTACATCGCCGGCGATGCGTACACCATCGCCGACATCAGTGTGTACGCCTATGCCGGCGTTGCCGATGAAGCCGGATTCGATCTCGCGTCGTATCCGAACCTGCGCGCGTGGTTCGCGCGCGTTCGGGCGCAGGAGCGGCATCTGGCGGAGCGGTTTCCGTACTCGGTGGATCCAAGTTCGGTGAACGAACTGGGATAG
- the queF gene encoding NADPH-dependent 7-cyano-7-deazaguanine reductase QueF (Catalyzes the NADPH-dependent reduction of 7-cyano-7-deazaguanine (preQ0) to 7-aminomethyl-7-deazaguanine (preQ1) in queuosine biosynthesis), with translation MDLANLPLGRHVDYPREYDASLLFPIARTLGREHIGIDSGALPFEGTDRWHAYELSWLDGRGKPRVGTATITVPATSPNLVESKSLKLYLNSFNATRFDSDESVRARIAHDLSSAAGAPVEVAFGLPPINEAAPEDTVMDCIDGLDLDVDDYGPPNAAHLSADAAHVVSETLTSSLLKSNCPVTGQPDWARIVIAYRGPRLDRAGLLRYLVSFRDHAEFHEQCVERVFVDLLARTGATQLSVEARYTRRGGLDINPWRGTPGHPRPAAGRDERQ, from the coding sequence ATGGACCTCGCCAACCTCCCCCTTGGCCGGCACGTCGATTACCCGCGCGAGTACGACGCCAGCCTGCTGTTTCCCATCGCCCGCACGCTGGGGCGCGAGCACATCGGCATCGACAGCGGCGCCCTGCCGTTCGAGGGCACGGACCGCTGGCACGCTTACGAGCTGAGCTGGCTGGACGGCCGCGGCAAGCCGCGCGTGGGCACGGCGACTATCACGGTGCCGGCGACCTCGCCGAACCTGGTGGAATCCAAGTCGCTCAAGCTGTACCTCAATTCCTTCAATGCCACGCGCTTCGACAGCGATGAATCGGTACGCGCACGCATCGCGCACGATCTGTCGAGCGCGGCCGGTGCACCGGTCGAGGTCGCCTTCGGTCTGCCGCCCATCAACGAGGCCGCGCCGGAAGACACCGTGATGGACTGCATCGACGGACTCGACCTGGATGTGGACGATTACGGCCCGCCCAATGCCGCGCACCTGTCCGCCGATGCCGCGCACGTCGTCAGCGAGACGCTGACCAGTTCGCTGCTCAAGTCCAATTGCCCGGTTACCGGTCAGCCCGACTGGGCGCGCATCGTCATCGCCTATCGCGGGCCGCGCCTGGATCGCGCGGGGCTGCTGCGTTATCTGGTCTCCTTCCGCGACCACGCCGAGTTCCACGAGCAGTGCGTGGAGCGTGTGTTCGTCGACCTGCTCGCACGGACCGGCGCGACGCAGCTCTCGGTGGAGGCGCGCTACACGCGGCGTGGCGGGCTGGACATCAATCCGTGGCGCGGGACGCCCGGCCATCCGCGACCGGCCGCAGGTCGCGACGAGCGGCAGTAG
- a CDS encoding LysM peptidoglycan-binding domain-containing protein, whose translation MTPDKKADFSGVSANVDTTAEKVEKADFSGVSASVDTTAEKVGEQTYTVVKGDTLSGIAKQFYGKAGKWNAIFDANRDQLDDPDRIQPGQVLKIPVLDD comes from the coding sequence ATGACACCGGACAAGAAAGCCGATTTTTCTGGCGTCAGCGCCAACGTAGATACCACCGCCGAGAAGGTCGAGAAGGCGGACTTCTCGGGCGTGAGCGCGTCGGTCGATACCACCGCCGAGAAAGTTGGCGAGCAGACGTACACGGTCGTGAAAGGCGACACGTTGTCCGGCATCGCCAAGCAGTTCTATGGCAAGGCCGGCAAGTGGAACGCCATCTTCGACGCCAACCGCGACCAGCTCGACGATCCCGACCGTATCCAGCCGGGCCAGGTGCTGAAGATTCCCGTCCTGGACGATTGA
- a CDS encoding YchJ family protein, whose amino-acid sequence MTDCPCGSRRSYAACCGPLHAGAPAADAEALMRSRYSAYVRGDADYLLASWYPDSRPAELDLGDATATRWLGLEVKRHVPVDADHAAVEFVARYKVGGAPAVRLHEVSRFVRESGRWYYLDGSFPAR is encoded by the coding sequence ATGACCGACTGCCCCTGCGGCTCGCGCCGTTCCTATGCCGCCTGCTGCGGCCCGCTGCACGCCGGTGCCCCGGCCGCCGACGCCGAGGCGCTGATGCGGTCGCGCTACAGCGCGTACGTACGCGGCGATGCCGACTACCTGCTGGCCAGCTGGTACCCCGATTCCCGCCCCGCCGAACTGGACCTGGGCGATGCGACTGCGACGCGCTGGCTGGGCCTGGAAGTGAAGCGCCACGTACCGGTCGATGCAGACCACGCCGCGGTGGAGTTCGTCGCGCGCTACAAGGTGGGCGGCGCACCGGCGGTGCGTCTGCACGAAGTCAGCCGCTTCGTGCGCGAATCCGGGCGCTGGTACTACCTCGACGGCAGCTTTCCCGCGCGCTGA
- a CDS encoding UPF0149 family protein, which translates to MKAPSYLDDDQIERLAELLEQRAVPFKGFNLEALDGYLSALAVGPDTIPFEQWQGAVWGTPPRWKDDEEREQVEALLQGHWNMVSQRVRFGDDDLPDHLAPLLWLPENPEEEQDDELDVGRDWAFGFFRGVELSEIAWDKWLDEHEWVDEIFLRLDRLASGEIIGEDPDQPGEPVSYRERLEIIASLPGMLADLHHLRIEALTPREPIRREATPDRNAPCPCGSGKKYKKCCGA; encoded by the coding sequence ATGAAAGCCCCCTCCTACCTCGACGACGACCAGATCGAACGCCTGGCCGAGCTGCTGGAGCAGCGCGCCGTTCCGTTCAAGGGTTTCAACCTGGAGGCGCTGGACGGCTACCTGTCCGCGCTGGCGGTGGGCCCGGACACCATCCCCTTCGAGCAGTGGCAGGGCGCCGTGTGGGGTACGCCGCCACGCTGGAAGGACGACGAGGAGCGCGAGCAGGTCGAAGCGCTGCTGCAGGGCCACTGGAACATGGTCAGCCAGCGCGTGCGCTTCGGCGACGACGACCTGCCCGACCACCTCGCTCCGCTGCTGTGGCTGCCGGAGAACCCGGAAGAGGAGCAGGACGACGAACTCGACGTCGGTCGCGACTGGGCCTTTGGTTTCTTCCGCGGCGTCGAGCTCAGCGAGATCGCCTGGGACAAGTGGCTCGACGAGCACGAATGGGTCGACGAGATCTTCCTGCGCCTGGATCGGCTCGCCAGCGGCGAGATCATCGGCGAGGATCCGGACCAGCCCGGCGAGCCGGTGAGCTACCGCGAGCGGTTGGAGATCATCGCCAGCCTGCCGGGCATGCTGGCCGATCTGCATCACCTGCGCATCGAGGCACTGACGCCGCGCGAGCCGATCCGTCGCGAAGCCACGCCCGACCGCAATGCGCCCTGCCCGTGCGGCAGCGGCAAGAAGTACAAGAAGTGCTGCGGCGCCTGA
- a CDS encoding PEGA domain-containing protein, with amino-acid sequence MLAVVLCALANLVGCATVTRGTTQAFSVESTPLGATVSLSNGERCDTPCTLTLKRKHPVAVQVCKTGYAPVETVVQSQVSGAGAAGMAGNVLLGGLIGAGVDAASGATKELRPNPLSLQLVAAEPGCEAPTFPAVPENGQTPEEYAKTKKKKKKSADEVASN; translated from the coding sequence ATGCTGGCGGTAGTTCTGTGCGCGCTCGCGAATCTGGTCGGCTGCGCCACCGTCACCCGGGGAACCACGCAGGCCTTTTCGGTCGAGAGCACGCCGCTGGGGGCCACCGTGTCCCTGTCCAACGGCGAGCGCTGCGACACGCCGTGCACGCTGACGCTCAAGCGCAAGCATCCGGTCGCGGTGCAGGTGTGCAAGACCGGCTATGCGCCGGTGGAAACCGTGGTGCAGAGCCAGGTGTCCGGCGCGGGCGCGGCCGGCATGGCGGGCAACGTGCTGCTCGGTGGCCTGATCGGCGCCGGCGTCGATGCAGCCTCGGGCGCGACCAAGGAACTGCGGCCCAATCCGCTGTCGCTGCAGCTGGTCGCGGCGGAGCCGGGTTGCGAGGCACCCACGTTCCCCGCCGTTCCCGAGAACGGTCAGACGCCGGAGGAATACGCCAAGACCAAGAAGAAAAAGAAGAAGTCGGCCGACGAAGTGGCCAGCAACTGA
- a CDS encoding NADP-dependent isocitrate dehydrogenase, protein MPNTIIYTLTDEAPFLATQSLLPIIQAYTATAGIDVETRDISLAGRILSQFPDFLKDDQKVGDHLAELGRLATTPDANIIKLPNISASVPQLKAAIAELQAQGFALPEYPEEPKGEQENDIKARYDRVKGSAVNPVLREGNSDRRAPLSVKNYARKHPHRMGAWSAESRSHVAHMDAGDFYGSEQSKVIEKAGTVSIELTGQDGRRNMLKTNIKVQAGEVIDASTMSAKALSQFVDAQIDDALARGVLFSLHLKATMMKVSDPIMFGIVVKRFYRDTLAKHADVLAKAGFDANNGIGDLYARLSSLPPETVAAIEADIVAEYTRRPALAMVNSDKGITNLHVPSDVIVDASMPAMIRDSGRMWNADGKLQDTKAIIPDRCYAGIYQAVVDDCRANGAFDPATMGSVPNVGLMAQKAEEYGSHDKTFQIPADGVVRVLDEAGNVLMEHKVGAGDIWRMCQTKDAPIQDWVKLAVNRARLSGTPAVFWLDPQRAHDANVIAKVERYLKDHDTAGLDIRILAPVDAMTHSLARIRDGKDTISVTGNVLRDYLTDLFPIMELGTSAKMLSIVPLMAGGGLFETGAGGSAPKHVQQFVEEDYLRWDSLGEFLALAASLEHLANHTGNARAKVLADTLDAANAKFLDNDKSPSRKVGGIDNRGSHFYLAMYWARALADQKADAELASRFAKLADTLEANEQKIVEEQIAVQGKPVEIGGYYHPDVALMAKAMRPSATLSAAIDAL, encoded by the coding sequence ATGCCCAACACCATCATCTACACGCTGACGGACGAAGCGCCGTTCCTGGCCACGCAGTCGCTGCTTCCGATCATCCAGGCGTATACCGCCACGGCGGGCATCGACGTGGAGACCCGCGACATCTCGCTGGCCGGCCGCATCCTGTCGCAGTTCCCCGACTTCCTGAAGGACGACCAGAAGGTCGGCGACCACCTGGCCGAACTGGGCCGCCTGGCGACCACGCCGGACGCCAACATCATCAAGCTGCCGAACATCTCCGCTTCGGTGCCGCAGCTCAAGGCCGCCATCGCCGAACTGCAGGCGCAGGGTTTCGCGCTGCCCGAGTACCCGGAAGAACCCAAGGGCGAGCAGGAAAACGACATCAAGGCGCGCTACGACCGCGTCAAGGGCAGCGCGGTGAATCCGGTGCTGCGCGAAGGCAATTCAGACCGCCGCGCGCCGCTTTCGGTGAAGAACTACGCGCGCAAGCATCCGCACCGCATGGGCGCGTGGAGCGCCGAGTCGCGCTCGCACGTCGCGCACATGGACGCCGGCGACTTCTACGGCAGCGAACAGTCGAAGGTGATCGAAAAGGCCGGCACGGTGTCGATCGAGCTGACCGGCCAGGACGGCCGCCGCAACATGCTCAAGACCAACATCAAGGTGCAGGCCGGCGAAGTCATCGACGCCTCCACCATGAGCGCGAAGGCGCTGTCGCAGTTCGTCGACGCGCAGATCGACGACGCGCTGGCTCGCGGCGTGCTGTTCTCGCTGCACCTGAAGGCCACGATGATGAAGGTCTCCGACCCCATCATGTTCGGCATCGTCGTCAAGCGCTTCTACCGCGACACGCTGGCCAAGCACGCCGACGTGCTGGCCAAGGCCGGCTTCGACGCCAACAACGGCATCGGCGATCTGTACGCGCGCCTGTCGTCGCTGCCGCCGGAAACCGTCGCCGCGATCGAGGCCGACATCGTCGCCGAGTACACGCGCCGTCCGGCGCTGGCGATGGTCAACTCCGACAAGGGCATCACCAACCTGCACGTGCCCAGCGACGTGATCGTCGACGCGTCGATGCCGGCGATGATCCGCGACTCCGGCCGCATGTGGAACGCCGACGGAAAGCTGCAGGACACCAAGGCGATCATCCCGGACCGCTGCTACGCCGGCATCTACCAGGCCGTCGTCGACGACTGCCGCGCCAACGGCGCGTTCGATCCGGCGACGATGGGCTCGGTGCCCAACGTCGGCCTGATGGCACAGAAGGCCGAGGAGTACGGCAGCCACGACAAGACCTTCCAGATTCCCGCCGACGGCGTGGTGCGGGTGCTCGACGAAGCCGGCAACGTGCTGATGGAGCACAAGGTCGGCGCCGGCGACATCTGGCGCATGTGCCAGACCAAGGACGCGCCGATCCAGGACTGGGTGAAGCTGGCCGTCAACCGCGCGCGCCTGTCGGGCACGCCGGCCGTGTTCTGGCTGGACCCGCAGCGCGCGCACGATGCCAACGTCATCGCCAAGGTCGAGCGTTACCTCAAGGATCACGACACCGCGGGCCTGGACATCCGCATCCTCGCACCGGTCGACGCGATGACGCACTCGCTGGCGCGCATCCGCGATGGCAAGGACACCATCTCCGTCACCGGCAACGTGCTGCGCGACTATCTCACCGACCTGTTCCCGATCATGGAGCTGGGCACCAGCGCCAAGATGCTGTCGATCGTGCCGCTGATGGCCGGCGGCGGCCTGTTCGAGACGGGCGCGGGCGGCTCCGCGCCGAAGCACGTGCAGCAGTTCGTCGAAGAGGACTACCTGCGCTGGGATTCGCTGGGCGAGTTCCTCGCACTGGCCGCCTCGCTGGAGCACCTGGCCAACCACACCGGCAACGCGCGGGCGAAGGTGCTGGCCGACACGCTGGACGCGGCCAACGCGAAGTTCCTCGACAACGACAAGTCGCCCTCGCGCAAGGTCGGCGGCATCGACAACCGTGGCAGCCACTTCTACCTGGCCATGTACTGGGCACGCGCGCTGGCCGACCAGAAG